The Streptomyces kanamyceticus DNA segment GCCGAGCTGCACATTCCGGTCGAGGCGGGGGCGTCGGACGCGGCGGGCTGGCCGGCCTCCGGACCCGGCGTACACATCCTGCCCGCCCCGGGCGTGGACGCCGCCTATCCGAGCCTGCCGGAGGACGCCCGGCTCACCACCTGGCACCACGCCCACCGGTACGGCGGCCGCACCGCGATCGTCGAGGTGCCGATGTGGGCGAGCGACCTGGTCGACGACGCCGCCGCGCACCCGTCCCCGGTGCGGGCGATGCGGGTCCTGGCCCGACGCCTTCGCCGGGACGCGGGCCTGGTCGAGGAGATCCTCGGCGAGGCGCTGCCCCGGCTGCCCGCGGGCGCCGACGGGCCGCTGCTGCGGGCGTCGCGCTGGGCCCTCGCCCTGGTCCCGGGGCTCGCCGACGACTGGGGGCGGCTGCCGCCCGCGGGCACGAGCATGGCGTACATCGGGAGCGTGGACGCCTTCGGCCGCCGACTGCCGCTGCGCGCGGCCGCGATGCTGCTGCGGGTCCTGGAAGACGCGGGCGACCGCGCGGCGCCCCGTCTGGAGCGGCTCGTGACGCTCTGGAGCAATGCCTTCGCCGAACGCTTCAGAGCCCGTTGGGTACCGCTGGAGGACCAGGTGGAGCACCAGTCGAGGACCACGCTCGCCGCCGCACGCCACGCACGCGTGCCGGGCGACTGACGCGTCCTTCGGATCAGGTCCCGCGGATCAGGTCGCGGCGAGGCGGAAGGCCATCCGGCCGAAGCTCACCATGTCGCCGTCCTGCACGACGGCCGCGCCGATCACCCTGCGGCCGTTCACCGACGTGCCGTTGGTCGAGCCGAGGTCACGCACCACCCACATGCCGCCCTGCCTGCGCAGCTCCGCGTGGACGCGGGAGACGGTGTCGTGGCTGAGCCGGAGTCCGTTGGCCGGGTCGCGGCCGATCCGTAGCGGGTAGGGGCTGTCCGGCGACGGCAGCACCAGCTTCGGCAGCCGCTCGGCCTGCCACGCCCTGCGCAGCTTCATCGTGAACCCGGAGACCGCTTCGACGCTGCCGAGCACCATCCGCTGCCAGCGGCTCTCGGTGCGCAGATCGGCGGTGAGCACGGCCAGTTCGTCCGGCTTGCTGGCGGCGAGCACCAGCTCCATGCGCCGCAGGAAGGTGTCGTGGGAGAGCCTGCCGAGCGCGGCGCCTTCCTTGAGTGCGTCCAGCGCCCGGTCGCGCTCGGCGTCCGTCACGCGCGCGGGGTATGTGGAGAACTCGAAGGAGGATGTCACCTGGCGATTGTCCGCCAAGCCCGGCCCGGGTGTCCAGATTGCGCGAAGGCCCCGGCTGATCGTCCGCTTCTCCCGACAGGCCCGCCGCTCCTGACGCACCATGGGACGCACGAGGTGACGGACATCAGACGAGGGGGAACCGTCGGTGAAGTTCGAGGTGTGGGCACCGGGAGCCACGCGGGTCGCACTGGAGTGCGCGGGCGACACGCGCGCGTTGGAGCGTGACGGGGAGCGCGCGGGGTGGTGGACGGCGGAGGCGGAGGCCCGGGACGGCACGCGCTACGGCTTCTCGCTGGACGGCGGCCCCGTCCTGCCCGACCCGCGCTCGCGGCGCCAGCCGGACGGGCCCGACGGGCTCAGCGCCGTCGTCGAGCACACCGCCCACGCGTGGCGCACGCCCTGGGCGGGCCGCGGCATCCGCGACGCGGTCCTGTACGAGCTGCACGTGGGGACGTACACGCGCGAGGGCACGCTGGACGCGGCGGCCGCCCGGCTCGGGCATCTGGCCGAGCTCGGCGTCACGCACGTGGAGCTGATGCCGCTGTGCCCCTTCCCCGGCCGCCACGGCTGGGGCTACGAAGGGGTGTCGCTGTGGGCGGTCCACGAGCCCTACGGCGGCCCCGAGGCGCTGAAACGATTTGTCGACGCTGCGCACGCGCTGGGGCTCGGCGTCGTCCTCGACGTCGTGCACAACCACCTCGGCCCGTCCGGCAACCACCTGCCCGCGTTCGGCCCGTACTTCACGGAGACCCACCAGACGCCCTGGGGCGCGGCGGTCAACCTGGACGCGCCGGGCTCGGACGAGGTGCGCGCGTATCTGATCGGCAGTGCCCTCGCCTGGCTGCGGGACTACCGGATCGACGGCCTGCGGCTCGACGCGGTGCACGCGCTGCGCGACACGCGCGCGTGCCACTTCCTGGAGGAACTCTCCGCCGCCGTCGACTCCTTGGCCGACGAGCTCGGCAGGCCGCTGTCCCTGATCGGCGAGTCCGACCTGGGCGATCCGCGGGTCGTCACGCCGCGCGCCGTCGGCGGCCTCGGGCTCCACGCGCAGTGGAACGACGACTTCCACCACGCCCTGCACACCGCGCTCACGGGCGAGGCGCAGGGCTACTACGAGGACTTCGCGCGGGCCCCGCTGGCCGCGCTCGGCAAGACGCTGACGCACGGCTTCTTCCACGACGGGACGTACTCGTCGTTCCGCGGCCGCGCCCACGGCCGCCCCGTGGACCGCGCACGGACCCCCGCGTACCGCTTCCTCGGCTACGCGCAGACGCACGACCAGATAGGCAACCGCGCGCAGGGCGACAGGCTCGCGGCCGCCCTCTCCCCCGGCCTGCTCGCCTGCGCGGCCGCGCTGACCCTCACGGGGCCCTTCACGCCGATGCTGTTCATGGGCGAGGAGTGGGGCGCCACGACGCCCTGGCAGTTCTTCACCGACCACACCGATCCCGCGCTCGCCGAGGCCGTGCGCCAGGGCAGGCGGCGGGAGTTCGCGGCGCACGGCTGGGCCGCGGAGGACATCCCCGATCCGCAGGACCACGGCACGCGGGACCGGTCCTGCCTCGACTGGGACGAGCCCGCCGAGGGACACCACGCGCGCCTGCTCGCCTGGCACCGCGAACTGATCGCGCTGCGCCGCACCCGAGGCGATCTGACCGACCCCGATCTGGCGTCGGTGCGGGTCGCCCACGACGAGGGCGCCCGCTGGTTCGCGTTCCGGCGCGGGGACCTGCGGATCGCCGTGAACCTCGGCAAGGAGGAGGTCGCCGTGCCCCTTGGCGGTCGCCACGCGCGCGTGCTCGCCGCCTGGGAGGCGGTCGACGCTCCCGGCGCGGACGGGGTGGTGCGGCTGCCCGCCGAATCGTGCGTGATCCTGGCCACCGCCTAGGGCCCGCACGCCGCGCCCGGCACCTATCTTGAGGGCCTACCAAGGGGAGGGCACGTCATGAAGCAGCGTTTCCTGGGCCGTACGGGGCTGCGCGTCAGTGAGCTGTGTTTCGGCGCGATGATGTTCGGCAGCGGTGCCGACGAGGCGACGTCGCACCGCATGCTGGACACGTTCACGGAGGCGGGCGGCACCTTCATCGACACGGCCGACATGTACGGGCGCGGAGTGTCGGAGGAGGTGCTCGGCCGCTGGCTCAAGGGCCGCCGCAGGGACGAACTGGTCATCGCCACCAAGGTGTTCGCCACCATGAGCGACGCCCCCAACGCGGGCGGCCTGAGCCGCAAGCACATCGTGTCGGCGGTGGAGGCGAGCCTGCGGCGCCTCGGCACCGACTACATCGACCTCTACCAGACGCACGTGTGGGACGCGACGACGCCGATCGAGGA contains these protein-coding regions:
- a CDS encoding M14 family zinc carboxypeptidase; this encodes MADQTGVSQLAVQRYPSVPELTSSARQLVAHRPDLGTLRQVGTSRAGRPLHLLSVGRSARAVLVVAGAHANEPTGGSTLLHLAEWTLRDRRLRADTSWHFLLCADPDGAHLHRTPAPRTLLDYHRNFFRPAGPEQPEWSPSVLPPALLPPETRALTSVIDELRPYLQVSLHGTDLGGSWVQLTKDIPGLAEPFAKSAAELHIPVEAGASDAAGWPASGPGVHILPAPGVDAAYPSLPEDARLTTWHHAHRYGGRTAIVEVPMWASDLVDDAAAHPSPVRAMRVLARRLRRDAGLVEEILGEALPRLPAGADGPLLRASRWALALVPGLADDWGRLPPAGTSMAYIGSVDAFGRRLPLRAAAMLLRVLEDAGDRAAPRLERLVTLWSNAFAERFRARWVPLEDQVEHQSRTTLAAARHARVPGD
- a CDS encoding DUF1707 and FHA domain-containing protein produces the protein MTSSFEFSTYPARVTDAERDRALDALKEGAALGRLSHDTFLRRMELVLAASKPDELAVLTADLRTESRWQRMVLGSVEAVSGFTMKLRRAWQAERLPKLVLPSPDSPYPLRIGRDPANGLRLSHDTVSRVHAELRRQGGMWVVRDLGSTNGTSVNGRRVIGAAVVQDGDMVSFGRMAFRLAAT
- the treZ gene encoding malto-oligosyltrehalose trehalohydrolase, giving the protein MKFEVWAPGATRVALECAGDTRALERDGERAGWWTAEAEARDGTRYGFSLDGGPVLPDPRSRRQPDGPDGLSAVVEHTAHAWRTPWAGRGIRDAVLYELHVGTYTREGTLDAAAARLGHLAELGVTHVELMPLCPFPGRHGWGYEGVSLWAVHEPYGGPEALKRFVDAAHALGLGVVLDVVHNHLGPSGNHLPAFGPYFTETHQTPWGAAVNLDAPGSDEVRAYLIGSALAWLRDYRIDGLRLDAVHALRDTRACHFLEELSAAVDSLADELGRPLSLIGESDLGDPRVVTPRAVGGLGLHAQWNDDFHHALHTALTGEAQGYYEDFARAPLAALGKTLTHGFFHDGTYSSFRGRAHGRPVDRARTPAYRFLGYAQTHDQIGNRAQGDRLAAALSPGLLACAAALTLTGPFTPMLFMGEEWGATTPWQFFTDHTDPALAEAVRQGRRREFAAHGWAAEDIPDPQDHGTRDRSCLDWDEPAEGHHARLLAWHRELIALRRTRGDLTDPDLASVRVAHDEGARWFAFRRGDLRIAVNLGKEEVAVPLGGRHARVLAAWEAVDAPGADGVVRLPAESCVILATA